Part of the Triticum urartu cultivar G1812 chromosome 2, Tu2.1, whole genome shotgun sequence genome, AAGGTGTCGCGGGCGTTTGATGTGCCGAATTTGCAAAGTCCGGCTGTAGAGGCTCTTACATCCTGGAACTGAGTGAGTATGGCATAGCTCTTACATCACGTGGTGAAAATTGACATTTGGTAATCTGCTAACTAAAGACCAATTTCATATCCTGGGTCTGACATTGCCTACTGATAGAACATCATTTATATTGgttgaagaaaatccatgttacGTGGTTGACCTTGCACCTAGAAGCAGAGGCATGAGGTTTTAACCCCTTCTCCAAAAAATGTTGGTCGCAGCCAGAGACCACCTCTACAGACTAAAGTGAACGCCCCATCTGGATCCAATACATGGCTATGTGGATATAGATGCCGGCAATGAAAAATTAAAGCCACATACACCGTTTGCTAGAAAAGGTGACCAAAAGGACATGCGAGAAATAAGGATGACCAAGGAAGGCGGCCAGGAGGTCCCTTTTACCATGGGAGCCATCAAATGTCTATTAGTGGTAAGCTATCACCCGGCTAATTGTTTTCATTCACTAACTAGTAAATTTTAATTTTCTAAATTTGCATGATTTGCAGGACCTGTTTAGTGCTGGGAGCGAGACGTCGGCGACGACTCTCATCTGGACCATGTCAGAGTTGATGAGGAACCCAGCCACCATGGCAAAAGCACAAGACGAAGTACGTAACAACCTACAAGGGAAGCCAAGCGTAACCGAGGACGACCTGGCTGACCTCAAATACATGAGGCTGGTCATCAAGGAGACGCTTAGGCTGCATCCGTCGGTGCCCCTGCTGCTGCCGCGTGAGCCCACCGAGGCGTGCAAGGTCCTCGGCTACGACGTGCCGACCGGCACCACCGTGTTTGTGAACACGTGGGCAATCTGCCGAGACCCCAAGCACTGGAATGCCCCGGAGGAGTTTAGGCTGGAGCGGTTCGAGTCCGGCAAAGTAGACTTCGAGGGAACCAACTTTGAATACGCACCGTTTGGGGCAGGCCGGAGGATATGTCCGGGGATGCTGTTCGCACAGTCTAGCATGGAGCTGGCCCTTGCCGCCCTCCTCTACCACTTTGACTGGGAGCTTCCTACCGGAGGGGAGTTGGACATGGAGGAGGAGATGGGCATCGCCGTCGGTCGGAAGAATGACCTATACCTGCATGCTGAAGTCTGTGTGCCTCTTAATTAGCGTCTGCTTAAGATGTCGCATAGTGGATGTGATCGATTAGGTTGGCTAGATCGAACATTCCAGCTGCATATTGCACACAAATTCCTTGAACATTTTGTTACTAGGGTGTCATGGTGGTAATTATAGTAATTATTGTATTGTACTGTTTTCATGATTTATTAAAAAATCAATAATATTTTTGTATTGATTATCAAATATGTGGTTTCCCATCACCAATCTGATTTTCTTTGTTTGATATTATGAGCTCAAGCTAAATTTTCAAAGATCTACTCCTTGTGTAAATTCCTTTCTAGTATTTTCGGCCACGTTCACCACCCTGCTGAGGGTACCGTCAACCACTGCATTGGAGAATCTTCAAACGAACAACAATGGAAATACCATCTTCAAGAACTATGGGCACCAGCCAACAACTGACTAAGAATGTGTACTTAGTGTCACCAAGACGTCTACGAAGGACTCTTCAACATGGGATCTTCTTCCATGTTTGGCTAAGTCAACAAGCCGCATGAGTGTACCGAATGTCACAAGCAAAATCAAGGAGGATAAAAATTGGCAGGCCTCTAGCTACTGTAAAAAACGAGTGGTTTGGGCTTTCGAGATCTAATTTTCAATTGCAATAATCCCAGTAGTTTGCAAACAGTTTTGAAAAGTCTTTTCCGTACCCAATACATATGTACTCTCGACATTCACAAATGAATAGTAGAATGACCATAGATTAAAAATATACCCTTAAAAAGtaggagaaagaaaaaaaacaaaaatgaCATTTATGTAATCTCAAACTCTCTCTGTCTCTGTCTCTCATGCATTATAGGAAAATGGTAGTGTAAAATGGGCTTTGGGTATTTTCAAGGATATATCTTAGAATGCAATAATTTATTTGGTGGTGTCGTCCCTCCATTTGACCGGACTATAGACTCTCAGCCTTTGTTTTTATGGACTAGCTAGTAGCCAAAGTTTGACTTTCAAAAATTTAGACACCGTAGTACATCTACAGCCATGCGCCCCAAACACGTCTCAAACACCCGGACGGGCGGACCGATCACTGACTGGTCATAAAAAACCGACCCACCTGGGCGCATCAAACGCCAGGGCTGTCCGGCACCCCTCATATCCTGCCAAATGTAGGGCGGATATTGGGCGGCCCGAGTATGCCCGAGCGCGTCCGCCATGTCGGAGCTGGCAGGCCTGGCCACCACCAACCCCGCGGCTATCCCACAAAAAACCCCAATCCAACTCCTCGCTCGGAACCCTAGCTCACTCACTCTCCTCTCCCCTCTCCGATTCCGATCCAATCCGGTGCAATTCGAGCTCCAGCAATCACTCTGGCTCCGACGTCGACCTTGACAAGGAGTTGGCCCTCCGCATTGCCTTCAAGGTGTCACGGGCGTTTGAGGTGCCGAATTTGCCAATTCCGGCTGTAGAGGCTCTTACATCCTGGAACGTGGTGAAGATTGACATTTGGTAATCTACTAACCAAAAACCATTTTCATATCCTGGGTCTGACATTGTCTACTGATAGAACATCATTTATACTGGTTGAAGAAAACCCATGTTAGGTGGTTGAGCTTGCACCCAGAAGCAGAGGCCTGAGGTTTTAACCCCTTCTCCAAAAAATGTTGGTCACACCCAGAGACCACCTCTACAGACTAAAGTGAACTCCCCATCTGGATCCAATACATGGCTATGTGGATATAGATGTCGGCGGTGGAAAATTAAAATATAGATGTCGGCGATGAAAAATTAAAGCCACATACACCGTTTTCTAGAAAACGTGACCAAAAGAACATGCGAGAAATAAGTGTTGGGTCATCTCATCCTCATCACGACAACAATATTTGTCAAGTTTTTAATACACATACGTACATTGCAAGGACGGTCGACGGAGCATGTGGATTGGACATGTATGTAGTATTATTGAGTTCTAAACAGGATAATATGGCCTTGTCCAGTTTTCACAAGCAGATAACAGTCAGTGACAAAAAGAACATGTGAGAAGTAAGTGTTGGATCGAAAAAACAAAAGGCATTCTGGGGTATAATCTGACTATTGTACTCGGTTTACACATGTAAGTTGAGCATAGAACTCATCTTACAAGACATGTGTCAGCCCCTGTGAGCTCCTATGACCAAATGGCACTGCCAATACAGGTCTAAACCGAGAGCAAGGCACACACCTTACATATAAGGCGTGAGCAGATTAATGTTCTCGGCTTACATATACAACTTGAACAGAAAGAAACACGAGCTCGGTTTACACATGTAAGCCGAGCATAGACCGCGTCTTACAAGACACGTGTAAGCTCCTTGGAACTCCTAGGACGAAATGACATTGCCAGTACAGATTTAAGCCGAGAGCAAGGTACATGGCTTACATATAAGCCATGACTAGATTAATGTTCTCGGCTTACATATACGCCTTGCACAGAGAGAAATACGGTCACAGCTTATTCCTGGGCACTGGCACCATGTGATTACTCCATGTAGGAAAATTAAGCCGAGAGTGACACTCGGCTTACAGAGGGCCCACGTGGTGCCTTTAGGTTGCTAGGAGCCAGGGTTTTTCTTTTAGAGAGGGGTCAATGCCTAGTTCATAGTACTAAGACTACTCATAGTGGGAATTAACATATGTGTGGTGTCATGCAACACTTCATATAAGTTATATGTATAACTCATCTTATCAGTATGTGTGATGTTACTTATAGTGTGAGTAACATACTATATTATCGCATGAATCTCTTTCCTCATTAATTATTTACCATATCATCTATTTTGCCTGCATATATATGATGTTACCACCTACCTCTGTTCTGGTTTATTGGTTTTAACTAATAAAGTattaatgcatgtcaccaaaaatttaTAGCGTTGTATTTGTATTTAAACATAGATTACAACAATATTATTTTTCATGACAAGaattaacattttgttagttatAAGTAAAATCAAAATTTAGTATAAAATACAAAGGGATCAATAAATCAGGATGGAGGTAGCATGCTACTTCCACTATGGGTAGTCTAAAAAGACCTATTGTTCGGTTTTTTCACTACGTAGTGTGTGGATGAAGAACAAAGCGCGATCGTGCACCCATCACGATCGTCTAGGGAATCTCCGCTCCCTAGTAGAAGTAGTACGTATCCTTGGCGCATCGGAGACGACGACGAGACGGGCGGTTCGTTCCGGACGACAACCAAACTTGCCCTGCAAATATCTGGTCGTCTCGCTCGCATAGCGATCCACGCCAGTTTACAGTAGAACATCCTAGCGTACTCGATATATTTAGTCTGTGCCGCATGCGTATATACAGTGCAGTTTATCCCCAGCCTTCTCTCGAGTGAGCTCAAGAAAATAACAGGCGCCATGACCACGGAGCAAGCAATTTATCTCGTCTTGGCTCTCCTCCTGCCTCTCCTGCTCCTCAAGTTCATCAGGAAGCGCGGCCACGGCGCTGGGCAGCAGCTGCCGCCTGGCCCTTGGCGGCTACCGGTCATCGGCAGCCTGCACCACATCACCGGCAACCCACTAGTCCACCGTGCCTTCGCGGACATCGCGCGCCGGCTGGGCGACGCGCCGCTAGTATACCTCAAGCTCGGCGAGGTGCCGGTGGTGGTGGCCTCTTCTACCGAGGCCGCGCGCGAGGTCATGAAGACGCAGGACGTCACGTTTGCGACGCGGCCGTGGAGCCCCACCACCAAGATCATCATGTCCGATGGGGTCGGGCTGGCGTTCGCGCCCTACGGCGCTCACTGGCGCCAGCTCCGCAAGATCTGCATCATGGAGCTGCTCAGCGCCCGCCGGGTGCAGTCGTTCCGCAACGTCTGGGAGGAGGAGGTGACGCGCCTCGTCGCCGTCATTTCAGCTAGTACCGGCGAGCCCATCAACGTCAGCAAGCGGCTCGCCATGCTCATCGCAGACATGACCTTGCGCGCCATGATCGGGGACAGGTTCAGCAAGCGGGAAGAATTCCTGGAGGTGCTCCAACAGGGGGTCAAGATCCTTTCGGGGTTTAACCTCGGCGACCTCTTCCCCTCATCCTGGCTCGTCGGCTTCGTTAGCGGCTCCGCCCGACAGGCGTGGGAGAATCACACCAAGGCCTTCGAGCTCATCGACTGCGCCATCAAGCAGCACGAGGAGGTgaaggccgccgccgccgcgtccaaCGGCGACGGGAAGGAAGGGGAGCAGGAGGACCTATTGGACGTGCTCCTCAGGATACAGAAGGAAGGCGGCCACGACGTCCCTTTCACCATGGGAGCCATCAAGTGTCTATTAGTGGTAAGCTACCACCCGGCTAATTGTTTTCATTCACTAACTAGTAAATTTTAATTTTCTAAATTTGCATGATTTGCAGGACCTGTTTAGTGCTGGGAGCGAGACGTCGGCGACGACTCTCATCTGGGCCATGTCAGAGTTGATGAGGAACCCAACCACCATGGCAAAAGCACAAGCCGAAGTACGTAACCACCTACAAGGAAAGCCAAGCGTAACTGAGGACGACCTGGCTGACCTCAAGTACATGAGGCTGGTCATCAAGGAGACGCTCAGGCTGCATCCGTCGGTGCCCCTACTGCTGCCGCGCGAGGTCACCGAGGCGTGCAAGGTCCTCGGCTACGACATGCCGACGGGCACCACCGTGTTTGTGAACACGTGGGCGATCTGCCGAGACCCCAAGCACTGGGATGCTCCAGAGGAGTTCAGGCCGGAGCGGTTCGAGTCGGGCGAAGTGGACTTCAAGGGAACCAACTTCGAGTACACACCGTTCGGGGCAGGCCGAAGGATCTGTCCGGGGATGCTGTTCGCGCAGTCTAGCATGGAGCTGGCCCTTGCTGCCCTCCTCTACCATTTTGATTGGGAGCTTCCTGCCGGAGGGGAGTTGGATATGGAGGAGGAGATGGGCATCGCCGTCGGCCGGAAGAACGACCTGTATCTGTATGCCAAAGTCGTCGTGCCGCTTAATTAACGCCTCCTTCGTATGTCGCATATTGCAATTAGTACACAAATTTCTTGTACATTTTGTTACCAGTGTGTTATGGTGGTAAGTACTGTACTGTTTTCATGATTTATTAAAAAATCAATAATaattttttttcgaaacggaggcaaaagatttgcctcatcgattaattaagaagaagagagtTGACCAGTTAATTAACGGAAAACCGGGCGAAAACCGATACATATAGACCACATACGGACTACTCGCTGAGAAAGAAACTGCATAACCACACGGTTAACCCGACAAACATACATAGGACGAAACAATCATGATCCTTCACACTTCTACATCGCAAAGAAACCCCCAACGAAACCAAGGTTAAAGACAACAGACACCACCAAATCCATGGAGACGAGCCAATCGAGGATGGTGGTCGAAGAGATTGAGTATCATCCATTAAACAGCCGCTGACGCCTTACCAGTGACGCCACTCTTCTTGCCTATGCTCCTGAGAGCCTTCTTCACCTGCTTGATTTTGCCCGTAGAAGCCTCCTCCGCTACGAGGCAAGCAATCGCCTTGCCAGATCCAGGACTAACTGCCTCCAAACGGGTGAGCAAGCCGCCGAGCTTTTTCACGAAGACCAACTCGTCAATATGTGCCAACATACCATCACGGTCAAAGATGGGCGGCCGGATGGACTTTACCGCCTCAGAATTAGGTGCCAAAGCACCTACACCCACAGACGGCACCTGGCCAACAGCCACAGGTGAGAGAGCAATAGCAACATCCAACCCTCCATGGTCCACAAAGGCGAGTGGCTGACTGTGCTCCAACGACGGTGGTGAGGTCGAGGTCGGCATCATCAAGGCCCCTCCAAGCGACTCCATCTCCATAGGAAGCACCATCGAAATAGGCGAAGTGGGCTCCCCACAAAGCTTTTGCAGCTCAGGCATAATCTGAAGCACCGGAGCCACGACCTCGATAACAGCTTCACTTCCAGAAGTAATCGGCACGATAGGCAACGGCGATGGGCAGGATGCACTGCGAGGGGAGAGATCTCCATACATGCCAGCTTCCTCATCGGCCGAATTAACATGGATCTCGGGCAGCAGGGACATAACAGGCACAACCTGGAGCTTGGCAAGAGCGGCCTCTGCATTTGCCAAAACACTCCCAACTCTCGCCAAGCAGTCTTGCAGCTCGGTGCGGAGCAGCACAACCTGCTCCATGAGGACCAACTGTTACGGTACATCTGTCGGGGTAGCATCGTTGGCAGGAGCAAACATCGGGGTAGCATCGTTGGCAGGAGCAGACATTGGTGGATTCAGTGGAGTAACATGACTTAGCGGCGTAGTCTGGTCCCTGGG contains:
- the LOC125540870 gene encoding desmethyl-deoxy-podophyllotoxin synthase-like: MTTEQAIYLVLALLLPLLLLKFIRKRGHGAGQQLPPGPWRLPVIGSLHHITGNPLVHRAFADIARRLGDAPLVYLKLGEVPVVVASSTEAAREVMKTQDVTFATRPWSPTTKIIMSDGVGLAFAPYGAHWRQLRKICIMELLSARRVQSFRNVWEEEVTRLVAVISASTGEPINVSKRLAMLIADMTLRAMIGDRFSKREEFLEVLQQGVKILSGFNLGDLFPSSWLVGFVSGSARQAWENHTKAFELIDCAIKQHEEVKAAAAASNGDGKEGEQEDLLDVLLRIQKEGGHDVPFTMGAIKCLLVDLFSAGSETSATTLIWAMSELMRNPTTMAKAQAEVRNHLQGKPSVTEDDLADLKYMRLVIKETLRLHPSVPLLLPREVTEACKVLGYDMPTGTTVFVNTWAICRDPKHWDAPEEFRPERFESGEVDFKGTNFEYTPFGAGRRICPGMLFAQSSMELALAALLYHFDWELPAGGELDMEEEMGIAVGRKNDLYLYAKVVVPLN